In one Alkalinema sp. FACHB-956 genomic region, the following are encoded:
- the tig gene encoding trigger factor gives MKVTQEKLPASQIGLEIEIPAEMTKKAYEATIQKFMRQANIPGFRKGKVPRQVVLQRFGAMGIKATALEDLIDTALKDALKQEKIDSLGNFQLKSDFTGLVESYEPGTPLTFKASVDVQPEVTLKQYTGLTVQAEEIKADPDRVATTLEGYQKQLATLVPVEDRGAQLGDVAVVDYHGRYTPDAEGAEEVDVPGGKADNFQLDMEEDRFVPGFVAGLIGMKVGETKEVEVQFPEDYFSEELQGRPAKFSMTLKELKGRELPELDDDFAKELSEDEFETIAALRENLETRYQEEADAKTKQNKETALINALLTQVEVDLPETLVERELNYMITQTAMQLQQQGMDVRKLFNEDTIAMLKERSREEAIDRLKRTLALGEVAKQQELKVDEAELNSKFKETMEALQGQDIDPDRLRSVLSEDLLKEQIIAWLEANNTVELVPEGTLESQDDETAEDDSEAIEVATEVVE, from the coding sequence ATGAAAGTAACCCAGGAAAAGCTACCCGCCAGCCAAATTGGCTTGGAGATTGAGATCCCGGCGGAAATGACCAAGAAAGCCTACGAGGCGACCATTCAAAAGTTCATGCGCCAAGCCAATATCCCTGGGTTCCGCAAAGGCAAGGTTCCCCGGCAGGTGGTGCTTCAGCGGTTTGGGGCTATGGGAATTAAAGCCACGGCCTTAGAAGATTTGATTGATACTGCTTTGAAGGATGCCCTCAAGCAGGAAAAAATTGATTCGCTGGGGAATTTCCAACTCAAGTCTGACTTCACAGGGTTGGTGGAAAGCTATGAACCTGGTACTCCGCTGACCTTTAAAGCCTCAGTAGACGTACAGCCCGAAGTAACCCTGAAGCAATATACCGGCTTGACCGTACAGGCGGAAGAAATTAAGGCGGATCCCGATCGGGTTGCAACCACCCTGGAAGGCTATCAAAAGCAACTGGCAACTTTGGTTCCCGTGGAAGATCGGGGGGCGCAACTGGGAGATGTGGCGGTGGTTGACTACCATGGTCGCTATACTCCTGATGCGGAGGGGGCTGAAGAAGTGGATGTCCCCGGTGGCAAAGCTGATAACTTCCAACTGGATATGGAAGAAGATCGCTTTGTGCCCGGCTTTGTTGCAGGGCTGATCGGTATGAAAGTCGGCGAAACCAAAGAAGTAGAAGTTCAGTTTCCCGAAGATTACTTCAGCGAAGAATTGCAGGGGCGGCCCGCGAAGTTTTCCATGACCTTGAAGGAACTCAAGGGACGGGAACTGCCGGAATTAGATGATGACTTCGCCAAAGAATTGAGCGAAGACGAATTTGAAACGATCGCGGCCCTGCGAGAAAATCTGGAAACTCGCTACCAAGAAGAGGCCGACGCCAAGACTAAGCAGAATAAAGAAACTGCACTGATCAATGCCCTGCTGACTCAAGTTGAGGTGGATTTGCCGGAAACTCTGGTGGAGCGGGAACTCAATTACATGATCACGCAAACCGCCATGCAGCTTCAGCAACAGGGAATGGATGTGCGGAAGCTGTTCAACGAAGACACGATCGCCATGCTGAAGGAGCGGTCCCGTGAAGAAGCCATCGATCGCCTGAAGCGCACCCTCGCCCTCGGCGAAGTGGCCAAGCAGCAAGAACTCAAAGTGGATGAGGCTGAACTCAACAGCAAGTTCAAAGAAACCATGGAAGCCTTACAAGGTCAGGATATTGATCCCGATCGCCTCCGCTCAGTCCTATCAGAAGATTTGCTAAAGGAGCAAATCATTGCTTGGCTCGAAGCCAATAACACGGTTGAGTTAGTACCTGAAGGAACCTTAGAAAGTCAGGACGACGAGACCGCTGAAGATGATTCAGAGGCCATTGAGGTCGCTACCGAAGTCGTAGAATAG
- the clpP gene encoding ATP-dependent Clp endopeptidase proteolytic subunit ClpP — protein MVISQSSGYGLTSTCRHDVISASTVVPMVVEQSGRGERAFDIYSRLLRERIIFLGTDVNDTIADSIIAQMLFLEAEDPDKDIQLYINSPGGSITAGMGIYDTMQQVRCDVATICFGLAASMGAFLLSGGTKGKRMSLPSSRIMIHQPLGGAQGQAVDIEIMAREILYHKDTLNRLLASHTGQSLERIAADTERDFFMSAEEAQEYGLIDKVIYRQDRVGAESLAVAS, from the coding sequence ATGGTGATCTCTCAATCCTCCGGCTACGGGCTTACGAGTACTTGTCGTCATGACGTGATTTCGGCGTCAACGGTTGTTCCCATGGTGGTTGAGCAGTCTGGACGAGGCGAACGCGCCTTCGATATCTACTCTCGGCTTTTACGGGAACGTATTATCTTTTTGGGAACGGATGTCAACGATACGATCGCGGACTCTATCATTGCCCAGATGCTCTTTTTGGAAGCTGAGGATCCGGATAAAGATATTCAGCTGTATATCAACTCTCCAGGTGGATCGATCACCGCTGGCATGGGGATTTACGATACCATGCAGCAAGTGCGCTGTGATGTAGCGACCATTTGTTTTGGATTAGCCGCCAGCATGGGTGCGTTTCTCCTGTCGGGAGGAACCAAGGGTAAGCGGATGTCGCTTCCGAGTTCCCGAATCATGATTCACCAGCCCCTAGGGGGTGCCCAGGGGCAAGCCGTAGACATTGAAATCATGGCCCGGGAAATCCTTTATCACAAAGATACTTTGAATCGTTTGTTAGCGTCCCACACAGGACAGTCCCTAGAGCGAATTGCTGCTGATACGGAACGAGACTTCTTTATGTCTGCGGAAGAAGCACAGGAGTATGGCCTGATTGATAAGGTGATTTATCGCCAAGATCGTGTCGGGGCTGAATCTCTTGCTGTCGCTTCCTAA